TTTTTTTTGAAGTTGTAAACAGACTTGGTGCATAGAAGGCTGTCTGTCCTTGGTTTGTAATATGTGAGTGACAGGTTTCTGTGCATTAGAATTTAAGGAGGTGGGTCTAATTGATTCTTGGGTTGAATGAATGCAAGCTCAGAGACGGACAAAAatggttttgttttgtgtgtcagtGAATTGTAGGCAGGCACTCAGAATGATAGAGTGGATGTATGTCACTGCTACAAATTCAAATCACTGATTCTAAGGAGGAGGGGTAACTTGTCAGTTCGTACTCTGTTTACCAGCGAAGCACAATGAATGGTTCTGAGTGTTCTGAAATGAATAGCAATGAGTTCTGTGTCGATTTGAATAACATTTTGTCTGGATCTGTAGAAGTACTCCAAAAAACATTGATTAGTTTACATTCACCAAAAAGCAACATTTACTACTTCAGTAGCAAATTGACCATGTCAGCGTTGTCAAATCACCAAAAACAAAATTTTCCGGAGGGATTCTGACTGCAATGcttattttgaaattatgcttATATGGTTCtccctttcttttaaaagaaactaGAATTTCTATATTATTATTTTATGACTCCAGACTGTACCAAAGTACTTTATAGTCTTTTTGAAGTATAATTGCTGTTGTAATGGCTAAATATGCACTTAGCAAGCTGCCACAAACCACAAAAGGAGAACAATTGATTTTTAGTCACATTAGTTAAGGGATAGCTTTTTTGGCTGGAACATTGGAAGGACCTGTCCCGCTTTTCTTCAGACTGGTACTACCAGATCATTTGTGCCTCCCGAGGAGCAAATGGGAATTAGAACCAACTTTGCTTCCATTCtcgggagtggggcttgaacccagcaTCCTCTAAATCTTGTGGTGTAAGTGTTACCGGCATGGTCATTTTTCACAATGGTCATAGCTGAAATCTACCCTCAGTACCGTTGGACCACTGTTTTTGCAGGATTTAGTTGGGGTTTGAAGTTTTGGGGACAAGAATTCAGGGAGAAGTCCCATAAACTGTGATCATTTTGAAAgcgaaattttaaaaaaggcatattGAAATGCTGTCATAGTTCATGGATATAATCCTTGTTTCTAACTACAGGTTGAAGACTGTCAATTTGATTGTTAAAAATAGCCAAGAAGCAGAGGCTCTTGTTAAACAGTATGAAACCAAACTGGGTGAGGAAGATGCAGTACCACCTGACACTGAGGCAATTCAAGCTCTCCAAAATACATTGAAGGTACTGAAGATTTTCCTTTGTTATTTtcagtatttggaaaggcagcgTAGAATTaaacacatttacaacatttagcTCAAATAGTTGTTGCTGGTATTGATTCTGTATGCAAACCTCTTCCCAACTCCTTTCACCTACTCTTATCACCATacagtggcacggtggttcaATGGTTATCACTTCTGCttgacagcgccagggacctggttcagTTCCAATCTTGGGcaactatttgtgtggagtttgcccatgcctgtgtgggttttctccagatgctcttgtttcctcccatagtccaaagagatgcacattagatggattggctatgctaaatttatCCCATAGTATGTccaagggtgtgcaggctaggtgagttagctacggttaatgcagggttacaggggtcgGGTggagagtgggatgctctttgaagagttGTTGCAGACTTggtcggctgaatggcctctatctgcactgtagcgATTCTGTGATTCATATCCATGTATTCATTTCTTCCATTATACTTCTGGTCTCCTACTAAATGCGTTGATATATCTTACTCGATCACTCTATGCAATAGTGAGTCCTCATTCTCAACATGACCTGGATAAAGAAGTTGCTGTGAATTTCTAATTGCATTTATGTTCTCCTTATGACCCCTAGATTTGGCTTCCTCAATggcttcacacacactcacaatcacacagtCACCCTTCTACACTTCTCTCCTCAACAGCAATGGCGAACTGAAGTGGATGAGAAGCGTGATGTCTTCCATTCATTAGAAGATGAGCTCCAGAAAGGGAAGGCAGTCAGTGAGCGCATGCTGAGGGCACATAACGAGCGGGATATGGACATGGACTGGCACAAGGAGAAAGCTGTTCAGTTGGCTGAGCGATGGGAGAACATCCATTCCCAAATTGACAACAGGTTTGTATCATTCCACACCACACTTCCTCCAGAGCTTGTGAATTCTGAATGTATTCACCATGAGAAGATGAATGAAACCTCCATATGGATGGaatttctttcctgtttaatGTTGTAGAGTATTGATTAACAATGTCACTTCTGTAGAGAGATAGCTTTGGGCTGGAGCTGAGAAAACCCAATAGAGCTGCCAATGTGGGTGAGTTATAAGATGGAAAGGCCTACATTTTTGTTGTGCCTTTATGATTTCAGAATGTCCCAATgtatttaagagtcaatcatggACTTCTGATATGCAGTCACAGTTTTGATGCAGGAAATACAACAGCTAATCTGTGCAAGCTTCCACAAGCAGCCATGTAATCATGGCTGGTTAGCCTACTTTTGTGACATTAGTTGAGGGATATATAATGGTCAGGATACCAAGAGTAATTCATGCTCCAAATGTTGCCGGGGGTGTTTTGCGTCCTCCTAATAGGGCACTTGGAGCTTAAATGAACATTTCTTACAGAACTTTGGCAGGTCACCAGTCCCTCATTCTTAACACAGGGTTTGTCAGCCTAAAATATGTGCCGAAGGATCTGAAGGGGTCTTCATCTGACAACCTTCAGACTCAGTAGGAACCAAGTCAGGAAGAGGAGGTAATTGAAACTTTAGGAGCAAGATAATTTCTGGAAAGAAATTGCTTAAAATTTCCAGGTCCAGTGGGATTAGCAGagattttacagtacagaaatcATGAAATGGGGGAGGCATcctgaagaagaaaagaaaactcCCTTTTAAATATGGTACATAATCAATATAAGAACGGAAATCTATTGCAACTCAACTTGAATTGAGCTGAGAGAGGActaggatgcagtaacagagaaGAAACCAAGTCTGTAGTCAAATGTTAGAAAGCTATCCTTTCTACTTTCAGGCTGCATGAGCTTCAGAGCATCAGCATATCCCTGAACTGGTACAGAGACTGTTATAAAGACCTTGATCAGTGGATTCAAGAAATGGAAACAACGCAACAAAAGATGCAGGAACGTCAGCCGGAAGATATCCGTGCCCTTGCTGATGAGCTCAACCAACAAAAGGTAGCTCGCTTGCTGCTGATAGTCATGGTATGCGTTCTAAAATGGTAGACTGAGAGTAGTGCGGATCTTGCACCTGCTCCTGAGATTGCCGGCTTATGTCTAGATTTACTTCTAAATTTCTTACAGTTTCAGTAGTAGAAGTTGTTTCAttcatttttgatttttcttATAGTTCCAAAACAAAATGTGCATGATATTATTTTCAAATGGAGTTGTGTTAACAGAATGTTTGGAAAGGCTAACATATATCTTGCTCTATAATGTGAGCTGACCAAATTTGGAGGTGGTTTTAGTTACAATTGTAAACGTCAGAATGTCAAATTGTGTAAACTAATTTATTAAAAGGCTCATCAGCGTAGAATatacagaagatatttctgaagtAACAGTTCCAGAAAATTGAAAACAAGTTCAAGAGTGCAACGAGTTTCAATTatccttcatttttattttaggtTTTGGCCTCAGAAGTTGAGATGAAACAAAGCAGAATGGACGAATGTCAGAAATACTCTGACGAGTATTCCTCTGCTGTAAAGGTAAGGTGGGAAATCAAATTAAACTTGGATGAAGCAATTGCATTTAATTTGAAATAgtttttaagttttatttaaatattgtgtTTTTTTGATAGATCAATAATTAGAGGAATTTGATTTTAGGTCATTCAGTAAAGAACCCAATGggagatgagaagaattttttaTTTCAGCAGAGAGTTAAGGTGATCTGGAAGAGAAAGATCAGGGAAAGCAGATTCATTTTCAAACAGAATTTGAATAAAAGACAAGGAATGGATAAATTTACAGGTATATAAGAAAAAATCAGGGAGAGGAGAATGAATTGGATAGCTTCAGCAAACAGCTGGGGAACGCACATTGGACTGAGTGGTCTCTTTCTGTCATATCAGTTTATAATACTACAATTCCCAACTTGTTCAAGTCTGGATGTGGACTGTTCCAAAGTATTTCTAGGTACAATTTAATCAACAATAGAAATTTGACATACAGGCTCAGATTTATAGAATTCTCACTGGTGAATGCTGGCAAGTAAACTCATGCTAAATATTGGTCATATACAGGCTTACACAGATGTCACCTGGAAATGGTGTTGATTTATGTGCACCGGAGCTTATGAAGGATATTTGGTCTTGAAGCAACCTGCAGAGTAACCGGAATGAATTCAGAATGGGTGTGGAGTTGGTGGGGAGGTGTTGTGGGCGTTAGCTAGGCAGCAGGAGAAGTTACCAAAAAAATGAGAACAGATTGCATAGACTTGACTTACATTCAACTTGGTATGAAAGGATGAACTGACAGAAGTAGTTAAAATGTTGAAAAGATTTGCTACAGTCGATTTAGTATGACTATTTCTTTTCGGTAGTAGAATCCAGAACAGGGAGTCATAATCTTGAAATTTGAGGTTGAATGCTCAAaaatgaaatcaggaagcacttcttcAGACACAATGAGAATTGGGACATTCTGTCCCCCAAACACTGTGGATTTCTGAATCTATAGTGATCAAGGAACTTGGTATAATAATGAGATGAATAATTTTCGTATGGAATggcatttccatcactgaataTCTCACTTCCAACATCCTGATGGTTACCATTCctctgaaactgaactggactagctggAAAAGTAagtactatggctacaagagcagcacAGATGCTGTGAAACCTGTCAAGGTCTATTCCTTGTTGTTctgggaaagtggtggtgagccaccaccttgaaccactgcattacATCTGGTATTGGTACACTCTCAGTGCTGTTCAGGATATTCAGCGGCACttaaggaatggtgatgtatttccaaattaAGATATTGTggagcttggaggggaacttgcacgtggcagtgttcccatgcatctgctgctctggTCCTTCCAGGTAGTAGAAGGTGCTAGCAAAGGAGCAGCAGCACAAATCAGGAAAGTAATGGAGTCCTGTCTGTTTGCCCGGATGAATGCAGCTCTaggaccatccaggacaaagcagactgcatgattggcacctcatcttcaacatttgctccctccaccaccaatgcacagtggcagcaatgtgaggcatctataagatgcactgcagtaacttgctGCTGCTCCTTTGCTAGCACCTTCTACTACCTAGAAGGACCAgagctgcagatacatgggaacactgccatgtgcaagttcccctccaagctccACAATATCTtaatttggaaatacatcaccattcctcaactgccgctgggtcaaaatcctgaacagcactgtgagtgtacCAATACCAGATGTAATGCAGTGATTCAAGGTgatggctcaccaccacttccCAAAACAACAAGGagtggacaacaaatgctggcctggcttgTGACCCCCATGTTACGTGAAAAAAGAtcgaataaaaaaaaatcaaaatgtggagcAGATAAGAATGATTTAAATAGGTGGTACAGGTCAACTCTTGACCGTGATGTTCACTTAGTGCTACAGCTGGAAATATCAACCTGGATTCTGTACTCAGGTGTCTTTTATGCAACGTTAACCTCAAATCTTTGACTCCAAGTTAAAGTGCTACCAACTGATTTGACGTTGGTATCCGTTGAATATTAAAATAACATTGCTGTTCAATGTTTAGTTTCTTTTACAATTGATGGAGGCTTCGTAGAACCATGAAGCATGATCAGTGATACTAATGTCCATTATCTGTATCTTGTTGATGGTGCTTTCAATAAGCCTCTCATTTTTTGTTGATCAGTTCTATTTCTTCCCCTCACAGGAGTATGAGCTTCAGCTGATGACCTACAAAGCCATGGTCGACTCCCAGCAGAAGTCACCAGTCAAACGGCGAAGAATGCAGAGCTCTTCAGATGTCATTGTACAAGAGGTGGAAAGTGTTAATTTTCTAAAGATAactaaatgtgaagattgttcaAATTTCCTCTTCCTGGAGGAGAGAGAATTAAAGGGCATAAAAAGAGGAAatattggaaatgctcagcagatctggcaggataGAAGCagtgttgattttttttgagttGAAGGTGATTCTTCAGACCTTGGGTAGAAGGTTAAGGAGACATTGAACAGAGGTACTTAAAATGATAATGGATGTGTTGATCACCAAAGGAGAACCTGATTCTGTGTcaggaaggcctgtgaccagaggaCAGAATTTTACTGTAATTGCAGTAAAACCAGAGGACACCTTACAAATGTTTTTCTAACTAGATAGTTTATAAGATCAGAATGCACTGCCCTGTGAAAGAATGCTGAAAACAGATTCAGTTTTAAGCAGCTAATGTGAATATGATTTTTCTTGGGGAATAAAAACTTGCAGAGCTGCAGAGAAAGAGCGCAGGACTTGGACTAATTGGATAGGCATCGTCACAGGCATTTTGGAGAGATTGGTCCTGTTTCCCCCTATATAAAGAAATATTGAAGGCAGATGAGCAGATGCATTTCAGAGTTAAAGATCTTGGGTGGAAGTTTATGTTGCAGCTAACAAGGCAGTGATCTTGGAAGGATTTTGTTATTTATGGTTCAATAACTTAGAACAAAAGTGTTTCTGAGAAGAGTAATGTCAGTGTAACGTCCTTAGTACTATCAGTTCATTCTGTAGTAATGCTATCACGTTGGAAATGGCTATGGCTAACCTGAATTAAAATGTGGTGTTTAGTAAAAATGATGATTTTGCTTAATTTATAAGTTTACCATGCAATGATAGTGTGTGGAGGGTTTCACAGCAATTAAAAATACATTGATAATCATTATCAGTAACAGTTACGTATATTAAATTACAAAGTTTACATCTATTGTGATGAATATTACTAATGATAATCACACAGAATCATAGCTGCCAATAATTACACATGACAGAGTTAAAATGAGTTATGCTGACTTTACTGCCTCACAATTATGCAGCTGTTGCATtttgccactttttaaaaatatccattGCTAACCCTGGCAATGTGAAATTCCACATGTTTCTGTCTTAGATCATCCAATATAATAGATGTCGGTTCAAACAAGGACAGTTTCCACACACCTTATAAGGCCTTCGTGTGACTGATTTGCTAGACAATGTGTTATCACATACCTGTACAGTTGCTATCTTGAGGGATTTAATAGAGAGGAGGACTGTCACCAAGATGAGGAGGGCATGTCAGTGGATGGTTATCAGCTAAAATCTCTCTTTCTGGTAAACAGAACTAACTTTATCAGCCATCTCACAGAAACTGATGTGGCAGGCAAAAGCCGGAGAATCTGACCAAATATACATCTATCTGGAATACTCGGTGCAGAATGGAATTTAAAAAGCTGAATCTTGTACTGACCTTGGCTGTGCTCATTTTTGTGCTTCTTCTGTAGTTTATGGACCTCCGTACACGTTACACAGCCTTGGTGACATTGATGACCCAATACGTGAAGTTTGCAAGTGATGCTTTAAAAAGATCAGAGGAGGAAGAGGTAAGAACTGCAATAAATTAGTGTCCTAGGAAAGTTCTTCAAAATCATTAAAATGCAAGGTATTTCTAGAATTGGGTGTCATAGGATTGAGTTTAAGGTAGTGGTGCGCTCAAGCCTTTTATACAGTCAATGTGTTGTACCAGGGTCTGATTGGGAGATCAGATGCATTAACATTAGGGTTAAATGTCTGCTTAGTTGCTGAGAGAGATTCCAGGACTTTGGCCATGGTGGTGGGAGGATGAGGGGTAAAATGGAGCAGAAGTTGTCACCAAGGCAACTCTTGAATGGGTGACAGCAGCCTGCTTGAGAGGAGCATTGGCTCAGGGCAAGGGACTGGGAGTTGTCGATTTGATTTTTCCTTCTCCTTGGCTAGAAAAGATGCAGGCCCTGCAGGGAGATAACTGTGAGCTCCTCAGAGAGGATGTCCACAGAAAGGGGTGAGATTATTTCACCTGAGATATTAGGAaccgcagatactggagaatctgagatgacaaagtgtagagctggatgaacacatcaggccaagaagcatcagaggaccaggaaagttgatgtttcatgcctagcccctttttcagaaatctgaagaagggtctaggcctgaaacatcagccttcctggtcatCTTGTCATCTCAGGTTATTTTGCCTGATGTGCAGAAGGAAAGAAGTGAAGATGTTAGAAAGAGAATGCACAAGTTAGTCCACACATGTGAAAAGATGGTGCAATCCTTTGTCAGAATTGTAAGGTAAGTTAGTTACAAAGATTGGGATGGGGTGCAAGGAATTACTCAACAGTCTGCGAGAGGAAGTGAATAAAGAATATAGTTATTAATGTTTCTATGGTGCCTCCAAGCTCAGGCTGTCCCAAAGAACTTAGAACCAATGGATATTTCTGAAAGATAATCACTGTTGTAAAAAAAATACCCGAAGACCCCACAAACAGCATCAATAAGATAAtcttatatcagagataatgggaactgcagatgctggagaatccgagacagcaaagtgtggagcaggatgaacacagcaggccaagcagcatcttaggagcacaaaagctgacattttgggctgaggcccttcatcagaaaagggggatggggagagggttctctgatacaattttaacctcactgcgaagcctcttccagggatgcctaacctgaagaagttaccctctgggcaaacctcaggggatctccaccttcaatccacctccccctccctccctatttatttcagaaccctctccccatcccccttttctgatgggtctaggcccgaaacgtcagcttttgtgctcctaaaatgctgcttggcctgctgtgttcatccagctccacactttgttatctcaatcagATAATCTATTCTTGTGATATTAAATGAGGTAGAAACGTTGACTAGGACACCTGCTGCAGTTGTATCTGCAAGATCATTGGAGTTCTATTGGGCTTCATAAATGCAGAATTTTATGGGACACGGGTTCAGATTAGTGACAAGTAAAGTTTAGGGATTAGGATGAGGAAGTTATTTATATTAATAGCAACGATTATATGGAGCACTGTTATACATAGTGATGGATATGAAATAATTCCATTAAAAAATTAAACGTAACAGCGACAGCATATGGATGGGGTTTGTGGGTGATGTAGCGGGGTTAATTAGTTAGCAATTAATTAATTAGTTAGGAATTAGCGTGTTCACAAATTCGTCAGTTGTAATCTGTGTAtggattgtttgtttgtttgttttttactGGTGTGTTGCTGCCACCTGCTGTCATTACTGGTGTTAATTGCCTGTCTAAATCACCTCGCTTCAAATATTGGTGGTGGTGCTTCAGTTAATGGCCGGTGTTTCCTGTCGCAGGGAAGTGGAGAGTTTTGCATAGAATATTTGATTGTGCTATGATGGTTCACAATGTGAACTGGTGCTACTTCACGGTTTGCCACTGTGGGATGGCATTTGTTTGCAATTACTGCTGGCACCCTGAAACAAATCTGACCAATTTCTATCCTTTTTGGTAATGCAGGGCTGGAACAGGCCTGTTAtgcatcagtcattgcattcagTTTAAGGTTTTGTTCAGCCATTTGGCAAAATCTTTGATATGTAAAAAGTACCACTAATTTGGTGCTTGAAAAGACTAGCAGTAATGGTAAGGAATTGCTGTCAGCTTTTACTGACTCTTTGCTGTTCCTATAATACAACCTCATGCACCTACTACTCTTTGTTTCTCCGATCTCATATTAAACATTGAGAAATACATTTGCCATTGCAAATAAAAGCAACatgtactgtgtgcagtctggAAAGCAGTACTTAAATCCACAATACTGCATCTTAAAATGGGTAATGTGAGTCAAACAGAGGTTTGGTGGGTGGTGTCTATGCATGCCCTGTTCAGAAATTACTGACCTTATGTTTTCAGGTTCGCCTCTGATTTATGAAAAATTACAGGTTTGAATAAATCCAATCCATCAGGCTTGACTCCAAattgtttctattttgttttatttatatttgttaATCTCTTCAATGCCAACTTGTTGGGATTATATTTCAATTGATAATAGGTGGTCATTCCCAATTATTGTGAACCTCAAAAATGATTACTATTACTGGGCCAAAACCTTGTAATTTCCTTCTAGCACTGAGGGTATACTGACACTACATGGCCTTCAACAGTTCAAAAGTGCAGCTCATCACCGTCTTCCCTAGGACATTTGGAAcagggaaatgaatgctggcccagccactgaAGCCTGCATCCTGTGCAAGGTTAGAATAAAATTAGACTGGCTTAGATTGCTCTAAAGAGTACCAGCTTCAATttagtgggctgaatagcctcccaTTTTTCTATCAATTTCTAATTCTGCATCAATGTTCAAGATGACCACTTCCCCTAAATTTGTAGACCCCATGTTGGCAGTGAAAGGTTAAGTGATCTGTGTTGATGCTGGAGTTGATTTTGGTTTTGCTTCCACGATTGGAGAATCAGTTTTTGATTTTCTGGAATCACCAAGGAGTTGCTCCTTCAAATCAGTCAATGAACCTGTTCCGTCTTCTGTCTGGCTGGACTGCGATAAATCTCAAGGGCCCTCCCAGCCTGTCTCTTCGCCAAActtattttctttcagaaaaatCAATGCCATCACTTGTATAAAGAGTGGAGTACTAATGCCGACCTGTACCCATTACTGTAGAGTTCATTTGAAGATATGAAGGACTCACTGGTGATAAATGTTGTTCAGCCTGCAAGAGTAGGAGGCAGGCCAGCAGCTCTATTGGGGAATGAAGGAAGTGGATTAGCAACAGGCTGTTCAAGAATCTGCCCAGAAATGTGTGCAGAGTCTTTGCACATCCAGGGCGAGGGAAGACAAGACCAGCAGTTGAACAGTGCTGGTGCATAGAAAGATGACAAAGCTGAGGGTCAGTCAATGGCCTTGAAGGAATGTGTCCTCCGTGAGAGAATATCAATTGATATACCTGATGGACATGATTGGGAGAATGCACATGGAACTGAACCAGAAAGACTGTAGCCTCTAGTCAGAAATCCCAGCTTTGCAAAGGAAGCTGCTGAGAAAGTGAGGAGAACAGGGAATGACAAGAAGATGTCACGAGGTGACGAGGAAAGAGGGAGAAAACCATTAGCTGCTTTCGGGACTGTGCAGTTCCTGGGCGGCACATTCTTTGCTCAAGGGGAAGAAGGACAAGCTGAAGAGTTTAGAAGTCAGCTCCAGTCCAGTGCAGTAGGCTGCTGTGGCTCTGAGGTCGGTCTTGAAACAGCTGATGAAGACATTGATGAATCATTCCCAAATATACGAGGATTTTACAGACTGGAGATGGGAAATGTCAGTACTAAAAACCTGAACAGCCGTGAGGACGTCGTAGATAGTGGCTCTGAATTGGTGAAGAGTAAGGATTTGTTTCCCCATTATGTATGTCTAGAACATGCTACTCATGGAGAGGACCTAACTGCGAATGTTAGGGGAGAACCAAGGCTTAAAACTAAACACAGTGCTTCAACTAAACAAGTAACCCTGCCCCAAGACGAATGTAAGAAACAAGAGGAGCATACTCTTCAGATGCCACAGAATGAGATTAGACGGCAAACTGTAGACTGTAGCCGCAATAAGACAGATGCACATCTCCTTGGTTTCCGTTCCATTCCTGTAAAATTGCTGGAGGGAGTTCAGACCAGTTTCACACCAACGGCGGTCACTGGAAGGTCAGAAACTTTGGAAAAGGAAACTTTTTCCTCGAGGGCTTTGGCTAATGAGCTGAAAAGATGCAATCCAGCTGCTGAGGAGAAGGCCAGTGCACTGCCCAGTGGGACTCTACATGTTCAGAGAAGATAACAGACACAGTCTTCAGATGGAGCAGATTGGAGCTCCTCAGCAGAACGAAAGGCCACAAGACAGCATGGAGGAGGATTTATCACATGTGCAGGTGTTGTCCATAAATAAGGGGCTAACAGTTGAGAA
Above is a window of Stegostoma tigrinum isolate sSteTig4 chromosome 4, sSteTig4.hap1, whole genome shotgun sequence DNA encoding:
- the LOC132209551 gene encoding uncharacterized protein LOC132209551, yielding MSRGDEERGRKPLAAFGTVQFLGGTFFAQGEEGQAEEFRSQLQSSAVGCCGSEVGLETADEDIDESFPNIRGFYRLEMGNVSTKNLNSREDVVDSGSELVKSKDLFPHYVCLEHATHGEDLTANVRGEPRLKTKHSASTKQVTLPQDECKKQEEHTLQMPQNEIRRQTVDCSRNKTDAHLLGFRSIPVKLLEGVQTSFTPTAVTGRSETLEKETFSSRALANELKRCNPAAEEKASALPSGTLHVQRR